One window of Helicoverpa zea isolate HzStark_Cry1AcR chromosome 12, ilHelZeax1.1, whole genome shotgun sequence genomic DNA carries:
- the LOC124634954 gene encoding uncharacterized protein LOC124634954 isoform X1, with protein MSACPRRAARRAARQAARRVARRACERSIRLADCDKNHRKKNNNHNLKVEVLVQMSFSCSNVIVIYFVWITHIMPKIPNLRAFGKHCHNCGKWMERRALRKDVTCNFCNGKIFARDGKQKQMCSRCVECDNIILDNFNYCECCGCKMKNNTYYQIEMSITKS; from the exons atgtccgcctgcccgcgacgggctgcacgccgcgcagcccgccaggcagcccgccgggttgcgcggcgcgcgtgtgaacgtagcataagATTGGCCGATTGCGATAAAAACCAtagaaagaagaataataaccataacctcaaagtcgaagttttagttcaaatgtcatttagttgttcaaatgtcattgtcatttactttgtttggatTACACACATCATGCCGAAAAtc CCGAATCTCCGTGCATTTGGTAAACATTGTCACAATTGTGGAAAGTGGATGGAGCGAAGGGCTCTTCGTAAAGATG tgacatgcaatttttgtaatggcaaaatatttgcaagagatggcaaacaaaagcaaatgtGCAGTCGATGTGTGGAATGCGACAACATTATACTCG ataatttcaattattgcgAGTGCTGTggctgtaaaatgaaaaataatacttattaccagATAGAGAT gtcgataacgaagagttga
- the LOC124634954 gene encoding uncharacterized protein LOC124634954 isoform X2: MSLSFTLFGLHTSCRKSRISVHLVNIVTIVESGWSEGLFVKMVCSILVVTCNFCNGKIFARDGKQKQMCSRCVECDNIILDNFNYCECCGCKMKNNTYYQIEMSITKS, translated from the exons atgtcattgtcatttactttgtttggatTACACACATCATGCCGAAAAtc CCGAATCTCCGTGCATTTGGTAAACATTGTCACAATTGTGGAAAGTGGATGGAGCGAAGGGCTCTTCGTAAAGATGGTGTgtagtattttagtag tgacatgcaatttttgtaatggcaaaatatttgcaagagatggcaaacaaaagcaaatgtGCAGTCGATGTGTGGAATGCGACAACATTATACTCG ataatttcaattattgcgAGTGCTGTggctgtaaaatgaaaaataatacttattaccagATAGAGAT gtcgataacgaagagttga